The window AAGaaacttaaaatgtaattaaatagcGGCATTAATAGCGCGTTATATTAGAATCCTTTTACCGCAATAGCACATCGAGTATGAATGAAAGTACACAGTAATTAGTTGTTTGACGTTGACTCAGTACGCCAACACGAGGGAGCGCCGCTTTTATGTGGCgactgtttgtctgtttgtctgtctgtgtgtctgtttgctcttattatagatttatatgCCTTTGATGATAATAGCGTTGAAATTACTTTACGTTATATTATGGAAAGCGAAAATTCTGAAAATAGGTTACTAAGAAATGGTTCCAAAAATAGTTTTCCTAATGTGCAACACATTTGTCATTTTAACATTGGTTTAAGCCACTTGATGACGGAAAATAGTTGCATGAACACCAAAAAACAAGGAAAGATAATATGGTTTAACTAAAGTTTAATATGCTTATTTTAGATAGCGATATATTAGTATATACTAAACATAAATGTTCACCGAAGCCACTAACCGTCGCGTCTGTATAGTggcttaaaattaataaataagtcagGGTGGCATATTCTGTCTAACTCCATAGGATAAAACCGTCTATTTTGAATAATCGTTAAATTGAGTTGCTGCTTTTGTAGAAATGACGTGAAAACAGTTGACTTACTACCTACCTCCCTACTTCAAGTACCTACTTTTACCGACAATTCTACAAACGCTGCAACTCGATTATAACGATTATTATCTCAAATATCCctgactataaaaataaaataataaacattttacatatttcaaatttattaatCTATAAGGCTTCCGTAAATGATCGTTCCCTCTTATATGTCGGAAGAGGCAGCTCAATTTTCTCGGTAATTTCCTTCATTTATTGTGAAGTAAGGAAAGTGCATTTTCTGAATAAAACTCTTATATTACTGGGAACGGTGTAGAGGAGAGAATTTAAAGGATTATTTCCTTCAAAGAAAAGTTTCTAAGAACTTTTAGTTTACGCTATTATTAGATTTGTTTGTATAAGCGTAAGGAGTAAGGCTACTGCGAATCTAAATATAGACGGTGAATGTCTACTTTAGTGATAGAGAAGAATGAAGTAATTATAACACTCAACTGCTCATTACTAGTCTCGGATTCGGTGTTTAGGTAAGGATAAAtgctgttatttaattttctaggGTTTATAAAAGTTGCTGCCGATAAATTACAAACCATTATTCGACTACCCTGCTTTTTCGCTGTAGGtacttttacataattatgtcattcTTTCAAATGTTCCTCTATTCGGGAattatttaattgcaatttgaaattaaaatttaggaaaatagttttattaatcaATCCATTCCTAGAATAttactactaactactaattTAACTGTTTCATGAATTCACTCGATACCTAACATCAGTAATCATTCATAACACAAGTTCTCAACTGTAGCCCGGAATTTCGCCAAGTGTATTCCACTGTTTGTCGTCGTATCAAGCGATGTTGTGATCGTATCGATGTTCCTCATCCCACTCGACGTTCACACGTCGACGGCTATTGCCCTGAAATACACCTCAATTTGCAACACGTACAAACCCGCCACTGATTTATTAAACTccaaattgaaatatttgaaatcatACGGCCACGGTAGCTCCGACAGATTTACGCCGGAAATAACATAGTTTGTGACGTTTTCCATTTGACATgtgtagatttatttataaggtCGTCTGTACAATTTCCTTTTCGTAGTTTAAGCTGACTAaccgccggtttctgaggtacatttaggggtagtgtatctattgaatagcgtttaATCTCACTTACTCACACATTTTTATACGTTTAACTATATATACACGAACGCAGGGCATTGTTAAGTAattgatttagatttaaaagTTTGCATATTGGCCGGCAAGATTTACTAACAGTCACGATTATTTTTAGTGAGGATACATTTGTGTCATAAATTGCAAATAGTCAGAGAAAATAGGGTAGCTTAAAATTTCTTGACTTTGCAACAAAATAAGAACAAACCCTAGTGTACAAATCGCCGGCCTTGTGTaaactattacaaattattgtCGTCGGTAAGCATTCAGTCCAATAATGTGTGGTGCCATTTCCAATTGAGGATTATATCCTCTCGATACCTCCTAAGTATAATGAGCCAACTGACATcatagtaattaaagaaaaataacactaacattaagttcatagtttattataatacctaAATTTGTTAGATGACTCAGTATACTTGGGAGGAATCAATTTTGCGTAGTTTTTCAAAGGACACGTTAAGCTTTTCTCGCAATCGATAGCTAACAtgaaatataaagtataaataaaacattttaaaaataaatatcattggttTGATTGAAGTCTAGCCAGCAATTTCATTTTATCGATAGCAGTTGTGTCTATAGTATACTGTTATCAACGATTCCCCATCATAGTACGTTTTACAGCGATTGATATAACACTGCACGTGCTTTTAATTGCAGAGCTTCAATCAATCTGATTGGTCAGGCAAATGTATTACGAGGTTAAATACAGACATTTTTAATGTTTCGATGTAATTATTGCGACCTTTTAATGTTGGTATGATATGCTGCAAAATgctaaataatactaaattatcGTATGGCTAGTTGTAAACCTGACCTATGTCAAATAAGTTCAAGCTTTCGACTCTTAaaatagcttaacgactgttatcttcatTGATACCTAATAATCGGAACTTAAATTTTTCATACTCTGCAAGACGTGGAAACGCTCAATTCGAATATCACGAATCGATAttcggtcatccatctatgaaGTATCCGCACTAAAAGTTACTTAGGTCACTTGTCAGCAAGCACAATTAGCTATGAGTGCCGCatctttttaaatgttaagcTGAACTACTCTTTATACACTTTAATAGACCGGAGCTACATCAATTCTACTTCTCATTACGgtgctttaaaataaaaggcccacaaaacaaaaatttaagaaatcctttttattataaaaatgcattttttcgGGTTTAAAAAAGAccttagtattttttgtagtgtAATAGTCCgaaatttatgaaaatctttttaaaatattaaaatttcaatttttgtaataattcatttattattgataTCTGGCCCTTTTGTTCTAAAGCAGCGATAAGTCTTGCATACATCGTTTGAAACTATTCTCAGTGGAAGCCAACCCCGTCAGCTAGTTGAGTATAAACAAAGCTTTGATCTCTGTCTCGTTGGATCTCGTTAATCCCTGAGTCAATTTGCACGAACAATAGAATTATTCCTGCGAGCATCATAGAGGGAGATGAAGTGTTACAAGGATACGTGTTAAACTCTCAACTGACTAATCTGTTGAATGTTCTCTTGATTCTTAGTTACAAAATAAGTGTTTGGAAATTGACATAAGTGTTTAGAATTTGGATTGCGTTGCCATTTTTGCCTTTACAACCAAGCTCGATGGAACACAAAGGTTATTGCCTTTGTGTTCCTATATGTTCCTAaagagtattataatatttctttgatatGTGAAACTTTCACTTTTCAAAagagttattgtttttttttattaatttattgtctaGCAAAATAGTTTGTTGGTGCATGCAATAGTACTCGGCGgttttgtatgacaatatgtatggatgAGAATTAAGCTTTGAAAGTTTCGAATGATCGTAGCTAGTAGTGTtttctggtctttgcctacctctATGGTAAGAAGGCGAAAATTCAACCATGtacgtaattgttttttttaaataattgttaatttaagaGTCTCTCTAGCTGCATAGCGTGGTGTAAATCGATTGCGATTAAGTGAAACGTGGAGATATTTCTAAATTCGGGATCAAATATAGAGTACTTttcgtatttaaataataattcaaatgtacttattaaatattgatacaatcgatgggtataaaaatattaatattattcagaCTTATTTAAATCGAAACACATTGGTGTATTCACACGCCACCGTGCATGTGAACGTGAAATGATAAACGGgtaataatatctattattttgtttgtcatGCTTGTACGTTATAATGTTCATAGTACTATATACTATGTAGGTATCACTAGCTTTGtctatttactagctgaccggcgcaacttcgcttgcgtcacataagagagaatgggtcaaaactttccccgtttttgtaacttttttcactcgtactctgcttctattggtcgtagtgcgatgatatatagccttcctcgataaatggtctatctgactctgaaataatttttcaaatcggacgagtggttcctgagattaacgcgttcaaacaaacaaacgcttcagctttataatattagtatagctaAACCAATTATGTGTAGGTGGTAACATAGATTATTCAATAGATTTTTCCCCAAAATTTTACGTATAGCAAAATGTTTCATAGATTCCTAATAGGTAtgtctttgttttaaatttacataGTAGTAAAGGAATTaggtaattatataaatttctcATACGGTAAGCGAATAACTTAGCGATTAAAGCTTTTAAGCGGTCTGAAAGCTTTTCATATATGGCGtaaaaaagtcataaaaaaagGATTAAATAGGTGATACAATGAAAATTCCTTTCTACAAAGGCATTCCTTTCTATAACTGTAGTAGTGGCcaaatataaatctttttttaaacactGTCTCAGCCCAATtgtataaactttaattatcagcctagccttacTTCCAAAaaatgttggagtcagcttccagtctcaccggatgcagctgaatatcagtattatcagatggtcacccatccacagaacaacctcggcaagcgtagcgtAACCTCAAGGATCGATCCGCGCAGCTGTTGTTAACTTAACTTTAATCTAGTTTAGAATTGATGCCAAATTAAAGATAAGAATCAGGTCAGGAATCCCAAAAGATAAAGAGTGACCCGAAAAGATAAGAACTAAAAGATAAAAAGCAGATAGCTAATAAAAGCGTTAAAAAGATCTTTTGGTAAAAGGGTGCGACATAAAAAGTTTTCCCCAGATAATATCGTCAACAAGCTAGCCAGCCTCTATCTAATTTAGGCATTAAGTTGTCTACCCGTGCCGGGCGAAATGAGGAAAATGCCCTCTATTATAGTCCTACCGTCGGAGGGCAAAGGGCTAACAAATACCTcgagtatttttaataatattataaataaaatatttgacctTTCCAGTAATATGTTCACTACTTATTGAAATTCCCGGAAGGCATTTTTTATGCATactattagtatatttttatgatcggATAATGAATTTGTATGACCTATCGATTGTAAATGCTATTTTTAGCGTTCAAACACGTGCACTATTTTCTTCAGGCTATTTCTAGTACtttctattttagtttaacaATTACCGCAGACAGAGGTGCAGCTTTactttttcattatttgataaatattgacCTATCGAAAATGTATATGCGAGATATGTATAATgatcaatttttaatattaaacttaaagttaaaatagttttgaaatttaagtttgatattaaaatctCATTATTATACACCGAATACGTTAAAAAGCTGAATTACCTACCCTGTAGCAACCGCTATAGAACTACCGATAAACCAATACCTGAATAATTACAACTTCAATACTGAAACGTAAAGTTCTCAATTAAGTGTAGATCGTAATTCGCTACAAAATAGAATACCCACTTTGTTAAATGAGTTTGAAGATAAAGAGAGACGTTCTAACAGAATAGGTACATTGTTAATTGCATAAAGAGGCCATTTGGAAGCTAATTTGAATGTCAACGCAGTTTCCAGAATTAATTGTGTTGCTTCGTGCCGTACACAAAGCTACAGCTGGTAGCTTTGTATAGTGCCCGCTAATGCGACTAACTATATTAATTCAAACTGAATGTTTAATCAAATCTATGAATTAGCATATATTACGTGTTGTAATGTTCAGCAAGTAGTTAAATGTAGCTTTGTAGTATGGCAAATAGAATATTATACGTGCGCTCACATAAGTAGCGGAGTGTGTTATAGATGCTTGAGGCTGAGTGCCTTTGTACGGATGActtttgtttgtgaaaataGACGGGATgtcattttatgttttgttcttCGTTTCAGATATTATTTACAGTACATTACAATGAGCATGCATGAAGTAAAAAGACAGTTATCAATAACATTTAGGTGGCTGGATAGTTTTTAACAATGTAAAggctaataattttataaatctcCTCATTATGATTCGAGTCTTGATAATGATAGTCTTTAAACACATCCTCATTGGCTTTCAAGTACGACTATAATAGTAACATTTACTTACAAAGTATTTTGAAGCAGCCATCTATAAAACGAACGCGGCAACATTACCTAATGATCACGAAACCCTCTGAtatcgtattattttattaggagAGTATTACTTTGGCTTCAATAAATCCAAGGCAGAAACATTTGCGAAACCCTTTTTATTGCTCTCTTTGGctttttatgttattcttttTCGTAAAAGGTTTAATATTATGAGTGCGGTATTCTGGTTACTGTGTTTTATTTGATAACTGACGAGAGATTTTTCTGAGTAATTGTGTGAAGATTGTGCCTATTCTTTGTTGCAACTGTAACATAAAAAAGCCTTTGTGACATACACTATATAACTGTTACGCAATTGGAATTGACTGTGCTCTCTTAAAACAAGTGCGCGCGTGAACCTGTTCATACTCAGAAAATTCGGGCTAGCTTTTAATacctaaattatataatatgttgaaTAAGGCCaaggtttatctattcaagctAAGTTCAAAGTTCTTGTTGTTTTACCGCGAAATATCTTCAATAATAAACGGCAAAAGTTTGCGGTATAATGCTTTCAGGCGTTCTAAACAAAGCTAGAACGACTCAGATAGTTTCACGTACAGTACCCACGCGACTTACCTAATATATCGTCTGTCTATTCATCATAAACTTGCAAGGACAAATACGAACGAGAATTATTGTTTCGCAGTTGGCAAAGTTATGAGGACATTTACTATGTCTTACGTTGATTTAAGTTAAACGCCCGACGTGGCCGGCGGCCGCTCACCTATCCGAGTAATTGAAAAAGTTGTCACGTAAACTTGGCCAAATTGGTCCCGATGTCACTTATAACTTTATCCGGCTTCTTTGTTTACAAGTATGCGCCAGCGTTTGCCGCTTGATTTTATAGTTATTGCTTCTTGATGATGTTAAACTTTTTCACTTCGCGTAATAGGGAAGACCCAgggaattttaaattatttctcaaaTTATTCTTcccaaacaagcaaacaaaagtTTCTGAAATTGAAGCATATTATCAAAATTGTTCATGGGTATTGTGTACAATGAAAATGCAATATAACAtcgataaaaacttttattgatTAAAGACGACAGAAAGTCGCCTTCGTCTATTAAGCGTACGTTTCTCCCGACGTCTCCATGTTAATGTCTGCTAtatgataaagttttaattgttttaatggtAACACTGGATTACAAGACACAGATTGTTGAACGAGACGGGTAGGGACGGGCGCGCGGTGGGAGAGCGCCGCACTCGGCGTGGAAAACGCGCGCCCGGTGATTACGAATATAATTCTCTATCTAACAATAAGTCAATATTCTGATCGCTAATATCAAAaaatttacaatgaaaataGAATTtactctaaaaataatttacgcgAATCAGGCGTCGGTCGTGAGTCGACTCGGGACGACCGGCGCCGGCGCGTAGTCTATCACATAGAAGATTCATAAAGTACAATTAGAAGCGCGGAGGCACGCGTCGCTCGCGAACCACCACGCTCCTCTCACTCTCCATTTTAGAAACGAATCTTTACTCGACAACTAAAGGTAATAATTTACAAGAGTTTTAAATACACCGGTGGTGTCTACACGAAAAGGTCTTTTAACGACGTGCAGAGGCTGGCATCGCAGCCCTCCGTCGCTTCCTCCTCCTCTGGTCGATTGGTGTACCAGCGCTCCCCGTCGGCTCGCGGCGACGGCGAAGGCCGGGCACCTCCTGGAATGTCTCGTGGCTTCATTCGCACCTCATTGCTTTTGGGTGGCAATTCTTTCAGAGTGGCCGTGCCCGACGTAGAGGCACCTGGGTCCACAGCTGAACTCTTCCTAAGAAATACTTCTATGGCACTACCGAGTGCGCTAGCATCGACGACAGAGCCTGATGGTTTGTCCCACACTACGGCGGCCACGTCACCGGGAGCCGGTTTGGAATCCGGGGCAAATGTCACTTTGCTCTTCTTTGGTTGCTCTTCTTTTTTCTTTGTGGCTAGAGTTTGGTGTCTACGGGCGAACCAGGTGGTGCCGGAGTCTGTGGGTTTATCTCGAAGCGTGGAAGCATCGAAACTGCTCGACCTCATGTCAGCGAGACGGCGGGTCCGCTCGGGCTTGCCACAGCGGTCTATTTCGGTAGCGGAAGATGTGAGTGCGTTGAGCATGAGATGGAGATCTGTGTCGGTGCAAACGACTCCGGCGCCCGCACGAGGTGGTATCGGTGGCGGCGGTGGCATTTCCGAGGCTCGTCGACGAGCCGGTATGGGTGGTAATGGTGAGCCTACGAAGTCGGAGTGTCGACGTCCACGGTTCGTGTACCGGACCGAACCACTCATCGGCGAGCGTTCGTCAAGCGGTTGAACTTCGCACACTCGTTCGTTGGAAGTGTTCCACAGACGCATGCGCACCTTGCGCGCCTGTACAATGTCGTCCATTATGTCCAGCTGTAGGTTGTGAGTGCTGCCTAGCGTGTCTGTGGCTGGTGGACCTGCGAACGAAACTGGAAGATGACAAACGCTCCTTTAGTGACTTGCTGTAACATGATGATGATTTTAACCTAAATAATTGCCAcgtaatacatatttacaagtCAGTTGGAATGAagaatgtacatatattataaataaaaataattggtcAAATCATagaaaaataggaaaaatattaatgaaccGTCCTAAccgaaataatataataataaaaatatataaacatataaataattagtaataaactCACATTTCTTACCGGAGCCAGAATCTCTACGACGAGCGAGCGCGGGGAACGCAGCGATGGACTCGCGACGTCCACGACCGAACAGTGCCTGAGGCACTCGGGATATTGTTACTACGGAATGTCTGCAACCAAatatcttttgtaaatattacgacaaataacgtttttataaGAGACCCGTCCTACATAATCAAAAAATTCTTGGCAATTTCATCGCACATATCTTATTTTGTTAGGACTCCGTATTGatcaatatatattataccGAATTTTAAACGCTTAAACTTATTATAGAGGTAAATCGCTTCTAACTCCACATCGAAGAAATATTGCCGATTAATGTGATGtccatatatatatataggtatGATGCATACTAATTTGAAAAGAGCACGTCCTATATTAGAATTTTATCCGTTTCCTTACCTACGGCCGCCAGGTTGTGGCGGGGCCTGGCTCAGAGTAGCCAAGAATGCAGCCTCGCGAGCCTCCCGCGCCGCACTCTCGCCCCTCTCGGACAGGCGTCGAACCTATTaccatacataaatattaatccTAAAGTTTCACAAAGTTCAGTTTAATTTGCCCAACTTAAGGGAAATCGCTTAATTGTTTTACCAAGAAATTACCATGAACAGAATTAATTGAGAGTTCTTCGGATTATTTCAATGTCGACTCCTTACttaatttatcagttatttaaagAATGTTGTTAATCTACTGACTGTTGTGAAGAAAGGTGGAATCAATTTGTGGAAATACTCTGCAAATAACACTTTAACAAATAGAACCAGTTGAAGTATTACAAGTTgttgacaataaaattaaacgaatGCTTCAAAAGGTATTTTGAAGGTATACAGACCTGACTGGCTGTGGGTCCAGTGGTGCAAGACGGGGTAGGCAGCGAGTGTTTGCGAGTATCGCGCCATGGCGACAGATGGTAGGGGTCTGGCGGCGACTCGGTGTCGAAGGAGAGGCCGCGGGCCGGCGCCGAGGACCGAGGGGACGAGTCCGTGTCCTCAGCCCCACTCTCCTCCACTACGATCAGCGGCTCGCCCCCGCCGGGAATCGCCATTGAACCGCGCCGCATCATTGCTGCATTACAAATGCAAAATCACTTACAATCTCGAACATGCGATACACGAGAGATTGCTCAGCTCAGTGAAGTTTGATATTGAATCGCTATTGATCacttttatgttaataaattagcTAGAAAGATCACTATTTTCTATTCTGTGTTGGATCCCGCTATTCTCCAATATTAATTAtccaataaacttctattttcATTCACGTTAAGTACTTTAGATGTGCGCTGTAAGTTTAACACCCATGCAAAAGTCGGGtatcaaaaacattaattattttactcgAAATGTTGAGTTGTTTTTGAGAGAAAATCTAGGTCAGCTTGCGCACACGTTTCAACCGAACAAACGCAGTCCTTCTGGGAAAAGGTGTagatgttaattaaattaaaaggtttatttctattttgttttagtagtgTTTGTTAGTGAGATGGAAGTATTGGGTAATATCCTGTTGTTGATGACGTCTGATTGGATGGGTCAGTAAACAAGGCGCCTCGCTACCTTGGTGAagcttatattaattaaacgttgcatgtttttgtttgatgGTAAATAATAGCATTAAAGATAGTTCAGAGGTGATTAAATGAAGGTATAGTTTTCATATGATTTAAAAGCgtattaaataacataacaatgaTTGTTAATTAACTCTTGTATGTTACTGATGTTCAAGAACTTTCATATTGATTTCCATACAACGCAAACCTAATAATGAAAAGGAATATCCACAGCGAGATTGTTGCTTTAGATGTTGTGTATGTATAGTACCACTTACAAACAAAGTCACACATTTCATCCAAAAATCTAGCTCACGCTCAATAGAGACACAAACGTGGAATCTCATAATTAAACATTCGAAGCATTTACTAAAAGCACAGACTTTATTAACTCCAAATTACTTTTGTTCATGTCTGTAAAAGATTACAgccatatttaattaaatattaattaaagctAGAAGGCA of the Anticarsia gemmatalis isolate Benzon Research Colony breed Stoneville strain chromosome 6, ilAntGemm2 primary, whole genome shotgun sequence genome contains:
- the LOC142973551 gene encoding uncharacterized protein LOC142973551 isoform X3 — encoded protein: MMRRGSMAIPGGGEPLIVVEESGAEDTDSSPRSSAPARGLSFDTESPPDPYHLSPWRDTRKHSLPTPSCTTGPTASQVRRLSERGESAAREAREAAFLATLSQAPPQPGGRRHSVVTISRVPQALFGRGRRESIAAFPALARRRDSGSGPPATDTLGSTHNLQLDIMDDIVQARKVRMRLWNTSNERVCEVQPLDERSPMSGSVRYTNRGRRHSDFVGSPLPPIPARRRASEMPPPPPIPPRAGAGVVCTDTDLHLMLNALTSSATEIDRCGKPERTRRLADMRSSSFDASTLRDKPTDSGTTWFARRHQTLATKKKEEQPKKSKVTFAPDSKPAPGDVAAVVWDKPSGSVVDASALGSAIEVFLRKSSAVDPGASTSGTATLKELPPKSNEVRMKPRDIPGGARPSPSPRADGERWYTNRPEEEEATEGCDASLCTSLKDLFV
- the LOC142973551 gene encoding uncharacterized protein LOC142973551 isoform X2, with product MMRRGSMAIPGGGEPLIVVEESGAEDTDSSPRSSAPARGLSFDTESPPDPYHLSPWRDTRKHSLPTPSCTTGPTASQVRRLSERGESAAREAREAAFLATLSQAPPQPGGRRHSVVTISRVPQALFGRGRRESIAAFPALARRRDSGSGKKCPPATDTLGSTHNLQLDIMDDIVQARKVRMRLWNTSNERVCEVQPLDERSPMSGSVRYTNRGRRHSDFVGSPLPPIPARRRASEMPPPPPIPPRAGAGVVCTDTDLHLMLNALTSSATEIDRCGKPERTRRLADMRSSSFDASTLRDKPTDSGTTWFARRHQTLATKKKEEQPKKSKVTFAPDSKPAPGDVAAVVWDKPSGSVVDASALGSAIEVFLRKSSAVDPGASTSGTATLKELPPKSNEVRMKPRDIPGGARPSPSPRADGERWYTNRPEEEEATEGCDASLCTSLKDLFV
- the LOC142973551 gene encoding uncharacterized protein LOC142973551 isoform X1, which codes for MMRRGSMAIPGGGEPLIVVEESGAEDTDSSPRSSAPARGLSFDTESPPDPYHLSPWRDTRKHSLPTPSCTTGPTASQVRRLSERGESAAREAREAAFLATLSQAPPQPGGRRHSVVTISRVPQALFGRGRRESIAAFPALARRRDSGSGKKFSFAGPPATDTLGSTHNLQLDIMDDIVQARKVRMRLWNTSNERVCEVQPLDERSPMSGSVRYTNRGRRHSDFVGSPLPPIPARRRASEMPPPPPIPPRAGAGVVCTDTDLHLMLNALTSSATEIDRCGKPERTRRLADMRSSSFDASTLRDKPTDSGTTWFARRHQTLATKKKEEQPKKSKVTFAPDSKPAPGDVAAVVWDKPSGSVVDASALGSAIEVFLRKSSAVDPGASTSGTATLKELPPKSNEVRMKPRDIPGGARPSPSPRADGERWYTNRPEEEEATEGCDASLCTSLKDLFV